One genomic segment of Paenibacillus durus includes these proteins:
- a CDS encoding FliH/SctL family protein has product MSRLIKHSQYVPVEALKRLELARQHAGLAEEETQSEENSETQHGDSAREAAEQTCKQMLRDAKEFAEEQVRSASLEAEHIIERAHSEAEEWWRSRREQDEHLTEAVKAEAYSQGYNEGLLQAEEEMKAKLVKVMEEAQAVLLEAYKARDVIIQEAEPFLVELSCDIAEKIVEKQLTVEPAFTIDLIKRNLARKREQGIISLCVNPKQFTFVNAAREELSLAIDSQAELQILPDSTVKDHGCVIRSSLGSVDARIDTQLEEIKKELIRVALDNVGQRNGEGNA; this is encoded by the coding sequence TTGTCTAGGTTGATCAAACACTCCCAATATGTACCTGTTGAAGCACTCAAGAGATTGGAGCTGGCCCGGCAGCATGCCGGTCTAGCCGAAGAAGAAACCCAATCAGAGGAAAATAGCGAAACGCAACATGGCGATTCCGCTCGCGAGGCGGCCGAGCAGACATGCAAACAAATGCTGCGCGACGCTAAGGAGTTTGCCGAAGAACAGGTGCGGAGTGCCTCACTTGAGGCTGAACACATCATTGAGAGAGCGCATAGTGAAGCCGAAGAATGGTGGCGCAGCCGCAGGGAGCAGGATGAACACCTAACCGAAGCGGTCAAGGCAGAAGCTTATAGTCAAGGCTACAATGAGGGTTTGCTGCAGGCTGAAGAAGAAATGAAGGCAAAGCTAGTGAAGGTAATGGAAGAGGCTCAAGCCGTTTTGTTAGAAGCCTATAAAGCGCGTGATGTGATCATTCAGGAAGCTGAGCCTTTTCTCGTTGAACTGAGCTGCGATATCGCCGAGAAAATTGTGGAGAAGCAGTTAACGGTTGAACCGGCGTTTACAATTGATCTCATCAAGAGAAACCTGGCCCGTAAGAGGGAGCAGGGGATCATCTCTCTATGCGTAAACCCTAAACAGTTCACTTTTGTTAACGCGGCACGCGAAGAACTTTCATTGGCTATTGATTCGCAGGCTGAACTTCAGATTTTGCCCGACTCGACGGTGAAGGACCATGGATGCGTGATACGTTCTTCACTTGGAAGCGTGGACGCAAGGATCGACACCCAGCTCGAAGAGATTAAGAAGGAACTGATTAGGGTGGCGCTGGATAATGTTGGGCAGAGAAATGGGGAAGGTAATGCTTGA